The Cololabis saira isolate AMF1-May2022 chromosome 18, fColSai1.1, whole genome shotgun sequence genome contains the following window.
GGCTCTGGGTCCGACGGTAGGCTGAGGACGTTGGGGGGTTCAAAAGTCGGGGACACGACTCCGGGGGACACAGCTGGGGGTTTATTGGGGGACACGGTGATTTTAAAAGTGTATTTGGTGTTGGGCTGAGTCACCACCACGCGGGGGGACGAAGCGGGGCCTCCCCCTCCCACGGAGGCGCGGGACTTGGGCGGGTGGTGGTGGATGTACGCGGGGCCCATGCTCACCTGGCCCCCCAAGCTCCGGGCCCCCGAGGGCACCTGCAGCGGAGCGTTGGCCGGCatgtaggaggaggaggacgaaggGCGGGGCCCTGCGCtcgtcagcagcacagctgtGGTGGAGTTGCTCCTCTGGGGAGATTCAAGTTTGATCTCTATCTGGTTCTTGCGCGGGCCGGTGGAGATGTTCTGGATGTTGTACAGGCCGGTCGTCGACAGGGAGCCCGGCATGaccgaggaggaggacgagcagGAGGACACGCCGGAGGAGGACGCCTGGCCTCCGGCGGGGGGGATCGGGGGCGCCTGGGGGTTTGTCGGGGAGCTGATGGGCATGTAGACGTGAGAGGTCTTTGAGGTATGTGACGCCGAGGGGTGCTGGGGGACGGACCAGGAGCTGGACAGGGACGAGGGGTGGGAGATCTGGTAGATCTGCTGCTGGGGCTGAGACGTGGGGCTGTACTGGGCCCGGCCCCCCGGCTGCTGGCCCTGCCGGCCCGCCCCCGACTGGCTGACGTAGGGACGGATGTAGATGGAGTTACCCTGAGGACTGCCGAGGCCCGACTGCGGTCCGCCGTGTATGTGCAAAGACGGGGGCGTGTTGAAGCCCGTCTGGAGGTTGGGGGCCAGCGTCACCGTGATGGGGTTGAAGCGCGGGGCGTGCGGCGGCCCCACGGCCGCGCCCTTCCCGCCGCACGGGTACAGTCCCAGGTGCTGCGGGGGCTGGGGCTTCCCTGTGGGCTCCATCACTCCGAACACGTTGAGGGTGGGGGGCACCTGCACCGGCGCGGAccggggctcgtccgggaagaAGTCACTGCTGGGGGCCTGGCCTGTCTGGAGGGGCCCGTCACTCATGCTGTGGGCCAGGGTCCGGCTGCCGTTCATCCTCAGGCTGTCCCGGACTGGAGCCACGAGCACATTCTGAGCCTGCAAGCCCAGGTTCAGCTGGGTCATGTGATTGTGGAAGCGGCTGAGACCGGGGTCTTCGGAGACGCTCGGGTTCCCTCCCTCGCTGTACAGGTAGCCCGGACTGACCTGGGACAAGTACTCGCAGCAGGCGTCTAAATTGTTGTTGTtctgcaaataaaagacaataagaATGAAGAGTTACTGATGATTCAGAGGTTTACGTTATTCTTCCAATAAGAGACAGAAAAAACCACAACAGTCACAGTAACCTGAAGCTGCCGAAGTAAAAATtacccttattttttaacaacttgtgctttctattattttacctcttttcttatcattttatttcattgtatttgttatttaagcgtactgttaaatgaaatacttattTGTTCATGATTCAAACCGACTGATTACGTCTGATTTCACATTTGAGATATCACTGATATATGTTTTGAGGACTTTATGtactattttgtttcatttaacAAGTCATCTAAATGTCCCTACAGCTTCAAAACTGGTTTCTGAATCTGCCAGTCCATGACAACAGGAttataaattgtatttattaagtTGTTCACACTACGCTACAGTCTTCTAATTTTTGAATTTACATcaaacacatacagtatattgaaTGTTAAAAATATCAAATATCGCAATTAcaacttatgatttttgaaaaccgcactgttatggataagccctgaatgcaggcattgtgacgtagcaTTGTCaagaccgtatagaaacataattcttgccattttaagaatgagatgaacctgctggactctactgcccttactttgtaacaacttgtgctttttattattttacctcttttcttataattttatttcattttatttattatttactgtttaattgtgtcttgcctcttttaatgttgatgtaaagcactttgaattaccttgtgttgaattgtgctgtgcagataaacttgccttgcctaataaTCATTTGGGCGAGGTGCACGTCCAACTCCAGAGCAGGTTCTGACTGAGGCTCCAGATGTGGACGATACGTCACCGTACATGTGATTTATGTTTGATTAAAGGCTGGAGGTCAAAGCGGCCGCGGCACGTCGCTGCACACGACCAGCTCTGATATCTGCATTGGACACACAGACGTGTGCAAATCTCTTCCCATCTTTCTTGAAGCAGTATTGATTTGAAAGATTTCAACAGTTTGTTGACAGCGTGGAGATCTACTGTCCATCTTTGCTCCTCAAAGACTCCTCCTTTCATGGATTCTACCTTTGGACCCAATCACCGCTTGAATCCTCTActccaggggtcaccaactatATTTGTCAGAGGGCCAGGATTTTACCGGACAGTCACCTCGGGGGCCGGACcctcaaataaaaatttaataaaaatctaattttggcataacattattatttgatgtttattgtttatattttttttccatttcattacatgcagtcaaaattggggttattgctaatattccagttattGAAACAGTCGGAATATTCCATTTACATGGTACCGTATTTTTGCAACCATTCGGCGCGCCGCGTGGAAAGGTGCACTCTcagttttttgtgtcatttttggatttaaaacacatacggcgcaccgaccgaaaaggcgtctctacacacacggagcgccgccttacaacaacacacaaatagagcaaaaaataaataaattaaaaataaagagggagcgaaacttagtttgattgtactttatttaagttattacattaatcaaacccatcgaaatcttcatcctccg
Protein-coding sequences here:
- the tab2 gene encoding TGF-beta-activated kinase 1 and MAP3K7-binding protein 2 isoform X2 yields the protein MAQGNHQIDNQVLHDLRQKFPEVPEGVVSQCVLQNNNNLDACCEYLSQVSPGYLYSEGGNPSVSEDPGLSRFHNHMTQLNLGLQAQNVLVAPVRDSLRMNGSRTLAHSMSDGPLQTGQAPSSDFFPDEPRSAPVQVPPTLNVFGVMEPTGKPQPPQHLGLYPCGGKGAAVGPPHAPRFNPITVTLAPNLQTGFNTPPSLHIHGGPQSGLGSPQGNSIYIRPYVSQSGAGRQGQQPGGRAQYSPTSQPQQQIYQISHPSSLSSSWSVPQHPSASHTSKTSHVYMPISSPTNPQAPPIPPAGGQASSSGVSSCSSSSSVMPGSLSTTGLYNIQNISTGPRKNQIEIKLESPQRSNSTTAVLLTSAGPRPSSSSSYMPANAPLQVPSGARSLGGQVSMGPAYIHHHPPKSRASVGGGGPASSPRVVVTQPNTKYTFKITVSPNKPPAVSPGVVSPTFEPPNVLSLPSDPEPLHLSDPLSQQRERPSEHRKLSMGSDDAAYTQALLVHQKARMERLWHELEMKKKKLEKLKEEVNEMENDLTRRRLERSNSASQIPSIEEMKQLRCKNRSLQIDIDCLSKEIDLLQTNGPHLNPSVIHNFYDNLGFLGPIPPKPKESGGKSAKPAAGPEEDEGSQWSCTACTFLNHPALNRCEQCEFPRHF
- the tab2 gene encoding TGF-beta-activated kinase 1 and MAP3K7-binding protein 2 isoform X3, which encodes MAQGNHQIDNQVLHDLRQKFPEVPEGVVSQCVLQNNNNLDACCEYLSQVSPGYLYSEGGNPSVSEDPGLSRFHNHMTQLNLGLQAQNVLVAPVRDSLRMNGSRTLAHSMSDGPLQTGQAPSSDFFPDEPRSAPVQVPPTLNVFGVMEPTGKPQPPQHLGLYPCGGKGAAVGPPHAPRFNPITVTLAPNLQTGFNTPPSLHIHGGPQSGLGSPQGNSIYIRPYVSQSGAGRQGQQPGGRAQYSPTSQPQQQIYQISHPSSLSSSWSVPQHPSASHTSKTSHVYMPISSPTNPQAPPIPPAGGQASSSGVSSCSSSSSVMPGSLSTTGLYNIQNISTGPRKNQIEIKLESPQRSNSTTAVLLTSAGPRPSSSSSYMPANAPLQVPSGARSLGGQVSMGPAYIHHHPPKSRASVGGGGPASSPRVVVTQPNTKYTFKITVSPNKPPAVSPGVVSPTFEPPNVLSLPSDPEPLHLSDPLSQQRERPSEHRKLSMGSDDAAYTQALLVHQKARMERLWHELEMKKKKLEKLKEEVNEMENDLTRRRLERSNSASQIPSIEEMKQLRCKNRSLQIDIDCLSKEIDLLQTNESGGKSAKPAAGPEEDEGSQWSCTACTFLNHPALNRCEQCEFPRHF
- the tab2 gene encoding TGF-beta-activated kinase 1 and MAP3K7-binding protein 2 isoform X1; the encoded protein is MAQGNHQIDNQVLHDLRQKFPEVPEGVVSQCVLQNNNNLDACCEYLSQVSPGYLYSEGGNPSVSEDPGLSRFHNHMTQLNLGLQAQNVLVAPVRDSLRMNGSRTLAHSMSDGPLQTGQAPSSDFFPDEPRSAPVQVPPTLNVFGVMEPTGKPQPPQHLGLYPCGGKGAAVGPPHAPRFNPITVTLAPNLQTGFNTPPSLHIHGGPQSGLGSPQGNSIYIRPYVSQSGAGRQGQQPGGRAQYSPTSQPQQQIYQISHPSSLSSSWSVPQHPSASHTSKTSHVYMPISSPTNPQAPPIPPAGGQASSSGVSSCSSSSSVMPGSLSTTGLYNIQNISTGPRKNQIEIKLESPQRSNSTTAVLLTSAGPRPSSSSSYMPANAPLQVPSGARSLGGQVSMGPAYIHHHPPKSRASVGGGGPASSPRVVVTQPNTKYTFKITVSPNKPPAVSPGVVSPTFEPPNVLSLPSDPEPLHLSDPLSQQRERPSEHRKLSMGSDDAAYTQALLVHQKARMERLWHELEMKKKKLEKLKEEVNEMENDLTRRRLERSNSASQIPSIEEMKQLRCKNRSLQIDIDCLSKEIDLLQTNGPHLNPSVIHNFYDNLGFLGPIPPKPKGTLSPESGGKSAKPAAGPEEDEGSQWSCTACTFLNHPALNRCEQCEFPRHF